TCAAGGGTTAGGTAATCGGAGACAACATCAACGATACTGAGATTCCGGTTGATTTCTTGGAGGATCGTTTCAGGAATCCGCAATGTTTACCGTCCCTTTATATACAATTGATAGGCTCGGTCATGATCACCGTAGTTTTTGGAAAATACGTGCTCACCGGTCTGTGGGTTCTTTAAAACAAAGAAGAGATAATCGCTCTTTTCCGGCTGAAAGGCGGCTTTCAAGGCCGTCAACCCTGGATTGCAAATAGGTCCGGGCGGAAGCCCCTTATGAAGATACGTATTGTAGGGAGAGTCTACCTCAAGATCCCTGAAGGTGATTCGTTCGGGATGAGGCCTACCCTGCTCCTCGGTCAATACATACACGACAGTTGCACAACTTTGAAGCGGCATATTGGTTGCAAGCCGATTCCAGAAAACAGAAGCGATAAGAGGCGCCTCTTCGGCTCGACGGTATTCCCGTTCCACGACCGATGCGAGAATAACCCGTTGATAGAGTTCTTCGGGCTTAAGGCTTTTATAATCCGGCTCAAACCGTTCCAATTCGGCAAAAAACGAATCAACCAGATGCTCGACAACCTGCTTAGCGGGATAATCCTTCTGAAAAAGATAGGTGTCGGGAAACAAAAACCCTTCGGCTCCTTTATTCCCCCATTCGACAGGAAATGCATCCTCGGCAGGCTTGTAGTGCGAGACGGCATCAAGAAAGGCTTCTTTATCGACAACTCCAGCCTCTGCAAGAATATCGCCGATCTCCCTGGCTCCAAACCCCTCGGGAATCGTTACCTTAAAAAGCCGCTGTTTTCCCTCCACCAAAAGGTCGTGTACCTCAAGAGCGGTAAGTCCCGGAGCTATAGTATAGAGCCCGCGCTTGATCTTCGATTCGGTTCCCTGCCATTTTGCCAAAGCAAGGAAGAAATAACGGCTGCGTATTGCTCCCATCTCCTTTAAGCGACCGGCAACCGACGAAAGGGTATCTCCTGCCTCAATGGCAAGCAATCGGTCCGAATCGGAAGGGGTTTCGCTATGTTCGCTATATGCAGGAGCGCTGTTCAACCACGAGAGAGCGGCCGCCACCACAAGGACGGCGGCCGCAAGACAGACAAAGATGATAAGAATGATTTTCGCAGCACGCCTCATCGTTATCGCTTCTTCTCCAGAATAAACTCGACCCGCCTATTCTTCCAGCGATTCTCGATATCGCTATGCGGGACAAGCGGCTTTGTTCCGCCTACTCCCACGGCATCCAGCCTGTTACGATCGATGCCACGCTCAACAAGGGCCTCGACAACCTTTTCGGCACGGGCCTGGGAAAGGGGCATGAGTTCCGTCTGTTCCTCCCTCTCGGCCTTCACCGGGTCGGCCCAGTTGATGAGAGCGGCATGTCCTTCAACCATAATCTGGTAGCTGCGATACTTCTGTAAGATTTCCGCAAGGCGGTCGAGAACGTATCGGTTACGTTCCGCGACTTCCTGATCATCTTCGACAAATTCCGCCTTGTTCGGCTGAAAGATGATACTTGCGATTTTAATCTTCAATAAATTTCCCTCCCGTACAACCAGAACATCTACGGGAATCCTGCCGTCGGTGCTGCTTCTGTTTCCGAGCACGTCGGTAGCCGAAAAACGATAGGGATAATCCATTGCAGCATACACCAACTCGCCAGCGTCCGACTTACCGTCCCAGATGATCTGATCTGCAGGGTCGCCGCTTCCACCGTACTCTTTGAACACCTTGCCCTCGGGATCATAGATGGTCAGGGTCCAGGAATCTATCTCGCTTCTATCCTTTACATCGAGATGCATGGTCAATTCGTCATCCACCCCATCGTTATCCGGCGAAAAGGGAACGGGATTTATATCGACTGCAATCTCAGGAGCACTTCTGTCAAGAAGGAAGGGAGAACTCTCGGCAATGGGCCGATTTCCCTTTTCATAGCTAACGGTAAATCTTGCCCGGTAACTTCCCTCGATATAGTTTCCGCTTTCGTTTTTTCCATCCCAGACAATCTTTGTCGGAATCTGTCTTTCGCCCGAGAAGCGGCGTTCAACAGTTCCGTTCTCACGAACAAGTTCTACGCTCCAGCCTGATATTCCATTCTTATTGTTTACGATGGTAGTCAGGCCTATATCTTCGAACTTTCCGTCGCCATTAGGGCTCAAGGCCCCGGCATCGGCGGTGACGAAAACGGAAGTGGGTGTTGTATCGGCAATGAGCCCATCGATCGTCGTCTCAAAATGGTTACCGGCCCTATCCGTGCTGGATAGACGATAGCGGTAGCTACCATCGGGAACCTTATTTCCTGCTTCTCCCGTGCCGTCCCAGCTAAAATCGCTGAGATTACCCTTCCAGAAGGCTCGCTTTATCGATTCGCCGGCAGCATTGAGGATTTCTCCGCTCCATAACGTTTCTTTGTTTCCTTCCTGGCGTATCACTACGGTATCTTTTCTTCCATCGCCGTCGGGACTGAAAAGCTTCCAATCGGTACCGATCGTTGCCGCAGGATAGATGGTGTCAAGCTCGAAAGATCGGGTTGTAGTCTGAGGACTGTAGCCGCTGTCATAAACAACCAGGAGTTCGGCACGGTACATGCCGTCTTTAGCAACACGCCGATCATTATCACGTCCATCCCAGAATAAACTTTCGGGAAGAGAACCTGATCCCTCTATGGTTCGGATAGCCTTATCATCCGTATCCTTTATCGTGACTACATAATGATCGATTCCTTCACTACGTTGTAGTTTGGGGATAAGCCCCATACGCTCCTTTACCCCGTCGCCATTCGGGCTAAAGGCTTCTGCTTCGGCAGTGAAAATGACCTCGGTTTTGCTGGTGTCAATGGAGAATGTGCGCTCGCGGGAATGTCCGGTATTACCGGCACGATCCGTTGCCGAAAGAATATAGCGATAAAGACCGTCGGGAACGAGCCTTCCATCGTTATCCGTCCCGTCCCAGACAAGTTCGGCCGGAGCGCTTTCAATCCAGGTGAAATTTCTAACGGTTTGGTCTCCGTCTCCATCCACCCGAGATATAACTCCTTCCCACCGCTGTTCAAGGGATGTCTCCTGATACAGGGTAATCGTATCCTTGTTTCCGTCGCCGTCAGGACTTAAGACAGAATCGGAAGTACGGACCATGGCACTGGGGGGTGCCACATCAATAGTAAAGACGGGAGAGATGGCGGATGGAAAATTTCCATTTCTATAGAGCACTTGAAGTTCCGCTTTATAGGATCCTTCCTCGAGAATAAAGCCGGTATCGTCTTTTCCGTCGAAGGCGATTACTCCTGGAGCAGACTCCACCCCCTTGTACGTGCGAACGGCGGCCCCGTTTTGCTCCGCTACGGTCAAACTCCAATGCTCAATGCCCCGTACCACGGGGATCTCCGGAGTAAGGAGAAGGGTGTCATAGACGCCATCGCCATTCGGAGAAAAATGGGAACGTTCAATCGAAAGTGATATGGGTGTCGGCTCCGTATTTATGATAATATTGGATATTCTGGCTTCACTACTGTTACCGGCACGATCCGTTGCGGATATCCGATAGCTGTAGACTCCGTCGGGAAGGAGAATTCCCTCGTCATCGGTACCGTCCCAAACAAAGCTTTCAGGGCTGCTCCATGGCCAGTGTACCTGGCGTCTTACCGTTGAGGAGGCGTCCAGGATTTCTGCGTTCCACACCTCTTCATAGGAGCCTGTCTGTTCAAACATAATGGTATCTTTGTTGCCGTCGTCATTTGGACTGAAGATGAGATTGTCTCCGCTCGGCTGGTCAAGATGTATCTCAGGCGGGGTATTATCGACTACGATTCGATAGGCATCGGTTCTGCTCATGTTTCCATTATCATCGTAGGCCTGTATATAAAAGGAGTAAAGGCCGTCGGAAACAACGGCCCCGTTTTTGTCGGTTCCGTCCCAGCGAATCCTGTCCGGAATATTGATTCCAGACTTTACGGAAAGAAGCCGATCAAAAAAACCACGAAATCCCTGGTTCTCAATACGCTTTTCTTTGTTTTCGATCATGCGTACCACAGAACCGGCTTCGTCCTCAATTACAAATTGATAGCGCATGACATAACGACTATCCGTGATCTTCACAGGAACCGAAATGTCATCTTTTACACCATCGTTATTGGGACTTAGATAGGCAACAACATCTTCTATCGCATCAAGATGTTTTTCACTCTCTTTGGGAGACTGCTTAGAAGCATCATCTTGTTGAACCGACCGAGGAACGGACTGATATTTTCCGCTGGCTTTTACCTTGCCCTTAACAAGGGGCGTAGCAACATTACCGCTTTCCTTCGGGGATTTACCACCATCCTTCGGAATGATTTTATCTTCATCCGGATTGGAGTCTGTCGCCTGACCCTCATTACTGCTTCCGTCCTGGACAATACCGTCGATATCGATATCAATCTCGGGAGGTTTTTTATCGATCACTCCAAGGGGGATATTGACGCCGCCGCCGATGGCCCAGACATCTTCTATAACCGGAGCGACGGTAAAGGAGGGCCTAACCTCACTTTGATCCCAACCTCGTTCGGACAAACCAAGAAAATCAGTTTTGTCGGAAAAGTCGGTGGTAAAATTGAACACAATGCCGACAGAGGGGATCATCTGGGCGGTATCACCGTCGGATAGCTGATTGAAATCCATCCGGGTCCCTGCATGTATGGTAAGCACCTGGCCAATGTTGAATTCACCGCCGAGGGCCAACCTCGTATTGGAAAAACCGGGAAAGCCCAGTTCCGTATTAA
This window of the Sediminispirochaeta bajacaliforniensis DSM 16054 genome carries:
- the mltG gene encoding endolytic transglycosylase MltG, encoding MRRAAKIILIIFVCLAAAVLVVAAALSWLNSAPAYSEHSETPSDSDRLLAIEAGDTLSSVAGRLKEMGAIRSRYFFLALAKWQGTESKIKRGLYTIAPGLTALEVHDLLVEGKQRLFKVTIPEGFGAREIGDILAEAGVVDKEAFLDAVSHYKPAEDAFPVEWGNKGAEGFLFPDTYLFQKDYPAKQVVEHLVDSFFAELERFEPDYKSLKPEELYQRVILASVVEREYRRAEEAPLIASVFWNRLATNMPLQSCATVVYVLTEEQGRPHPERITFRDLEVDSPYNTYLHKGLPPGPICNPGLTALKAAFQPEKSDYLFFVLKNPQTGEHVFSKNYGDHDRAYQLYIKGR
- a CDS encoding FlgD immunoglobulin-like domain containing protein — encoded protein: MKKKIILLFLFVAVSVSLWAESPDKSEELYSPEYAALGSFVTSYTSPQADAVNPAASALTQRVTLDLSYLAIAGSDDGVSGLQGNAVNLGATLPTKLGVFSFSSHFLDSDFPGYKADTDLTLKGSFAKELYPGISTGIGLGFGLSGSGGFSTVMDLGLIQELGSRGFIKDLRWGGALKNIGYTSIDDDSYPDPFTPLVGARALLYQGDSFGFALNTELGFPGFSNTRLALGGEFNIGQVLTIHAGTRMDFNQLSDGDTAQMIPSVGIVFNFTTDFSDKTDFLGLSERGWDQSEVRPSFTVAPVIEDVWAIGGGVNIPLGVIDKKPPEIDIDIDGIVQDGSSNEGQATDSNPDEDKIIPKDGGKSPKESGNVATPLVKGKVKASGKYQSVPRSVQQDDASKQSPKESEKHLDAIEDVVAYLSPNNDGVKDDISVPVKITDSRYVMRYQFVIEDEAGSVVRMIENKEKRIENQGFRGFFDRLLSVKSGINIPDRIRWDGTDKNGAVVSDGLYSFYIQAYDDNGNMSRTDAYRIVVDNTPPEIHLDQPSGDNLIFSPNDDGNKDTIMFEQTGSYEEVWNAEILDASSTVRRQVHWPWSSPESFVWDGTDDEGILLPDGVYSYRISATDRAGNSSEARISNIIINTEPTPISLSIERSHFSPNGDGVYDTLLLTPEIPVVRGIEHWSLTVAEQNGAAVRTYKGVESAPGVIAFDGKDDTGFILEEGSYKAELQVLYRNGNFPSAISPVFTIDVAPPSAMVRTSDSVLSPDGDGNKDTITLYQETSLEQRWEGVISRVDGDGDQTVRNFTWIESAPAELVWDGTDNDGRLVPDGLYRYILSATDRAGNTGHSRERTFSIDTSKTEVIFTAEAEAFSPNGDGVKERMGLIPKLQRSEGIDHYVVTIKDTDDKAIRTIEGSGSLPESLFWDGRDNDRRVAKDGMYRAELLVVYDSGYSPQTTTRSFELDTIYPAATIGTDWKLFSPDGDGRKDTVVIRQEGNKETLWSGEILNAAGESIKRAFWKGNLSDFSWDGTGEAGNKVPDGSYRYRLSSTDRAGNHFETTIDGLIADTTPTSVFVTADAGALSPNGDGKFEDIGLTTIVNNKNGISGWSVELVRENGTVERRFSGERQIPTKIVWDGKNESGNYIEGSYRARFTVSYEKGNRPIAESSPFLLDRSAPEIAVDINPVPFSPDNDGVDDELTMHLDVKDRSEIDSWTLTIYDPEGKVFKEYGGSGDPADQIIWDGKSDAGELVYAAMDYPYRFSATDVLGNRSSTDGRIPVDVLVVREGNLLKIKIASIIFQPNKAEFVEDDQEVAERNRYVLDRLAEILQKYRSYQIMVEGHAALINWADPVKAEREEQTELMPLSQARAEKVVEALVERGIDRNRLDAVGVGGTKPLVPHSDIENRWKNRRVEFILEKKR